Part of the Grimontia kaedaensis genome is shown below.
AGGAAAGCCACTCATTGAACCAGAAGCATCTACACAAATCAGGAAAGGTCCTTTTTCTATTTCTACCTGTTTACAGGCTGGTTTGAAGGACTTCACTTTACGTAACGTGCGTTGCATACCCTGCATACGATATGTCAGCAACCGTTTATCGGCAAAGTGCTTATAGAAAAGGATCTCCAGGGCAGGCTCAGCGAGGAAAATCGTTTCATTCGGGACGATTCGCTCAAGGTTGTCGCTTTGGTGAACACCGACAATATCATCAGCGACATTGTCGTCAGGCTCTTCAACTAACTTCAATTCCTCGGCAGGAGAACGATGCAGCGATGGATCATCCACTTCATTCGCCATACGCCCAAGCTTCTCAGCGATATCTTGCAGATCTTTGTTTTCTTTCAGAAACGCCACAAAACGTTTCAGTAGCTCGACGTCAGTTTGTGTCACTTTCGAAGAAGCCAAGTCCCACAGGCGGCCGACCTTTTCGATGGTGCCGTGTTCCTGAACATTTTCGAGCGTCTTGTAAGTTTCTATACGTTGGTAGAGTTCTTTCAATAATTTATCTTTATGAGCCTCTAACTCTTTTTGTTGGGCTTGTTGGATCGCACTGGCTAAATGCTCGTACCACTTGTTGCAAAAATACGCCTGAAACATAGGGGTCTCTTTTGCAATGTTCTTCTCGAGCATTCTTCGGGCTTCAAGGTAGAAAGCTGATTTACCTTCTAACTTTCTGAAGATCAACTTTGCCTGATTGGCAAAATCCTGCTGCGGCAGAGCGACAGCTTCTTGATATAGCTGTATCTCTTGTTTTAAGTCACTGGTAATGCAATCTGTGCTAAGGCGGCGCTTAACAGAGTGGCGCCATTTGCGGATATGCTGGCGCACAGCAGACTTGGCAGAAGGACTGGCCTCCGTCATCACGAGGAGCTGAGGTTTAGCCATTACTTCTGTGACAGCATGTTCCAGCATGCCGGTTTCCGCCAACATCATACCTAGATGGAGGCTTTCTGGACTTACCATAACGCCTCCTTACTCAAAATACTCGGTTAACATTCGTGTTCTGAATGCGCTTTTTTCAAACTTGGTCGTTTGACGCTGCAACGTCTCTTCCGCATCCGTAATGCTGTTTGCTAACAGTTCCAACAAATCTGAATTAGCAAAGTGATGAGGTAAAGCTGCATTGATTTGCGTTCGGGCAACCCGAATTAGATGCTTCGCATCATCAATTTTAGCAATGGATGCTTCATTACGCGCTTGCCACTCCGAAAAGGTATCTGGGTCGTTATCATCAATACCAACGATTGCGACAGGGACAGGTCGATTCGCAATGTCTTTGATTACCAGACGATGCTCGCCATCGACATCAAATTTCAACATGCATAGATTCGGGTTCTTGTTCACATAGCCATAGACTTCGCATACGCCATTTTTTATTTTCTTTTCAAACTCATTGGCATCAACATATACCCAACGGCTGTCACCCTTTTCTTTTTCTGACACCGAAGGGTTGGAGTCTAACATCACGAACTTCACAAGGTTATTCGCCATATTGATCGAATAGCGACGCGCACCGCTTAAATCAATGCGGTTCTTTTCTTTGCGCATTGAAAGCTCAGTGTCTGCAGTGTGGCCCAACACATCTTTGATTTCTTCAGCAAGCTCTCGACTGTCTTCGTTTGCTTCATTCGCAATGGCCAGTGCCTCTTGCTGACTAAAACAGATTTCCTGCGCAAACCGCCGCATTACATCTGTCACCACATTGCGCGATTCAGGGCTATGCCATAAACATTCCTGAAGTAGCAAAAGATCAACTGGATTGACGTCGTTTCTCCCGTTAAAGAATGCACTTGCTTTGAGAAGACGAACTGCCTTCTTCCATCGACGATCTGAAATGTACAATTCTTCTGATGGGAAGTTGTTCCCTTCTTCCTCAGCTTCTCTCTCGAGAAGCATTTTCAAAGCGTAGATTTTCTCGAAAACATCATCAGAAAGCGAAACGTTGTCGATCTGACGCTGCCACTGTTCGTATTCATGAGCTTTGATAGAAATATCACTGCCGATGGAAATCTCAGCCTCGCCGCTATCGCCGGTCAGCAAGCGTTTGAAATTGCTTTTTTCCTGAATACGGTTGACGAAGATTCGCACCAGCATGCGGTCATACAGCGCGTCTAAACCGCTATTGGGTTCAGGAAGCTCGTTGGATGCTGTCACCAGAAGACGCATCGGAACCGGCAGCACCTCGCTTCCGTTTCGAAAAACCCGTTCGTTAACGACGGTCAGTAAGGTATTAAGAATCGCGGGACCGGCTTTCCAGATCTCATCAAGAAACACGACGTCTGCAGTTGGCAAATAGCCATCGGTTAGTCGTACATACTTACCGTTGTCTTTGAGTTCCTGAATCGAAAGTGGGCCAAACACCTCTTCAGGCGTTGAAAAGCGGGTCATAAGGTATTCAAAAAAGCGGCTGTCATCAAAGGCTTCAATCAAGCGTTTAGCGATATAGCTTTTGGCGATACCTGGAGGTCCCAACAGAAAAACACTTTCACCACTGAGTGCTGCAAGCAGACAAAGACGAATAGTGTTCTCCCTCTCATACACACCATTAGAAAGGGCGTGTACAAGTTTCTGAATGCGCTCCGGGAGTAAAACGTTATTTGTAGTCATAGCGATTTGATTCGTCACGTTGCTGCTCCGTGTAGATTAATCAACAACATGACTCCACTCTTATCACATTGTTAACACTTTGTAACCATTAATATCTGCTTACACCTTGTATACCATTTCAACTTTGATCCCTTCCACCCTTCAATCTTAGTTTTCATTTTTGTTGCATGGAAATTATGCAATACACGTCGAATTTTACATCGTTTCATTCACACACTGACAACATCCTAGATTTTCTTAGATCAGCAGACATAAAAAGCCCTCGCTTTAGCGAGGGCTCATTCGAACACCAGAATATCTCGATGTGTTAATCAGTCTTTGACGACGGGTAGCTCTTCGTTACTACCCCATTCACTCCAGGAGCCATCGTAAACCGCGACTTTGGCATTCAATGCCCATTTTGCTGCTAACGCAAACGTACATGCGGTCACGCCAGATCCGCAGGAGGAAACATTAGGTTTGGTTTCAGAGAGTACTGGTGATAACAACGCTGTAAGTT
Proteins encoded:
- a CDS encoding AAA family ATPase, which gives rise to MTTNNVLLPERIQKLVHALSNGVYERENTIRLCLLAALSGESVFLLGPPGIAKSYIAKRLIEAFDDSRFFEYLMTRFSTPEEVFGPLSIQELKDNGKYVRLTDGYLPTADVVFLDEIWKAGPAILNTLLTVVNERVFRNGSEVLPVPMRLLVTASNELPEPNSGLDALYDRMLVRIFVNRIQEKSNFKRLLTGDSGEAEISIGSDISIKAHEYEQWQRQIDNVSLSDDVFEKIYALKMLLEREAEEEGNNFPSEELYISDRRWKKAVRLLKASAFFNGRNDVNPVDLLLLQECLWHSPESRNVVTDVMRRFAQEICFSQQEALAIANEANEDSRELAEEIKDVLGHTADTELSMRKEKNRIDLSGARRYSINMANNLVKFVMLDSNPSVSEKEKGDSRWVYVDANEFEKKIKNGVCEVYGYVNKNPNLCMLKFDVDGEHRLVIKDIANRPVPVAIVGIDDNDPDTFSEWQARNEASIAKIDDAKHLIRVARTQINAALPHHFANSDLLELLANSITDAEETLQRQTTKFEKSAFRTRMLTEYFE
- the viaA gene encoding ATPase RavA stimulator ViaA, which translates into the protein MVSPESLHLGMMLAETGMLEHAVTEVMAKPQLLVMTEASPSAKSAVRQHIRKWRHSVKRRLSTDCITSDLKQEIQLYQEAVALPQQDFANQAKLIFRKLEGKSAFYLEARRMLEKNIAKETPMFQAYFCNKWYEHLASAIQQAQQKELEAHKDKLLKELYQRIETYKTLENVQEHGTIEKVGRLWDLASSKVTQTDVELLKRFVAFLKENKDLQDIAEKLGRMANEVDDPSLHRSPAEELKLVEEPDDNVADDIVGVHQSDNLERIVPNETIFLAEPALEILFYKHFADKRLLTYRMQGMQRTLRKVKSFKPACKQVEIEKGPFLICVDASGSMSGFPEQCAKAMAYALMQIAVKEDRDCSVMIFSTDHITYELTGEDGLKEALNFLSYSFHGGTDLAPVLNHSIDLMGTDKYRNADLVVISDFIAPVQPKEVQDKVDMLKQQHNRFHAINLSKYGNPKLMEMFDHTWDYHPSLVGRLLKRF